The sequence GGCGGGCTTGCTTTTGGCGAGCGATATCGTCGTCGCGGCCGAAGGGGCGACCTTCGGGCTGCCCGAGCCGCTCAGAGGAATCGTCGCCGGGCTCGTCGCGCCGCTGTTGGCGTTTCGCATCGGCGGCGGACATGCGGCGCGGTTGCTGCTCACCGCGCAAACGATCGACACGGCCGAAGCGTATCGCGTCGGCTTGTTTCACGAAACGACGAAGCCCGACTTGCTCTGGCCGCGCGCCACGGAGCTGGCCGCACTGTGCGCGAAGTGCGCGCCGCCGGCGCTGTTGATGACGAAGCGCATGCTCAACGAAACGATCGGCGAAGAAATGCTTGTGCAACTCGGCGCCGGAGCGGCCGTGAGTGCGACGGCCCGCACGACCGAAGAAGCGAAAGAAGGGCTCGAAGCGTTTCTGGAGAAACGCGCGCCGAAGTGGCCGTGAATCCTTCTCCCGTCGGGAGAAGGTGGCCGACAGGCCGGATGAGGGGCGCTGCTCATAAAGGGCGTGATACCCATGCAGCCGCGATATCGCCCCTCATCTGTCGGCTGCTGCCGACATCTTCTCCCGTGGGGAGAAGGGTTGGCCGGCGGCAAGAGCAACGCATTATTTCTTCGGCAAAAACTTCTTCGGCACTTCCGCTCCGGCCACGTAGCTGAGCTTGCCGATCTTGCACATCTGGTAGACGTTGATGCGGAAGTCGGGGCAGGTGCTGACGAGCACGTAGGCGTCCGTCACGGAGAAGCCGTAATCGGCGACGAGCCAATCGATCATCTGAATCGTCGCCGTTTCGACTGCGACCTCAAGCGGACGATTCGCGTGGATCGTGATGATCGCGTCCGGCTTTTCGATTCGCATGCAAGGAATCTTGCGGTCGGGGATCAAGCTCAGCTTCAGCCGGACGGTCGATTTCGTTTCCGCGGCCGTGCCGGTAAATTCGGTGTCCCCTTGGCTGGCATGCACGTCGCCCAAGTAAAACAGCGCGCCGGGATGATAAACCGGCAAGTAAATTTTATTGCCGGGCGCGACGTCGCGGATATCGAGGTTGCCGCCCCAATCTCCTTGGCCGTCGAGGCTCGTCACCACTTCCCGATCGGGCGCGCAGCCGAGCGTGCCGACGAACGGCGTGATCGGCCATTTGATCTGCTCGTTGAAATGCAGCTCGCCGTCGCGCGTCGTGCCGCTCGGGCCGGGCGTGTGGCGGAAGATGCGCGTCGCGTAGTTCTGCGAGACTTCCGGGTAGCGCGTGAGCTCGCCGAGCGGACCACGCTTCGGACCGACTGCGCACCAAGAGTAATCGTCGACCGTGATCGACTCGATCTCGACGACGAGCACGTCTCCTTTCTTCGCACCATCGACGAAGACCGGTCCGCCGATCGGATTCGCCAGCGGCGGCGAACGATCGAAGCCGGGTCGCTTGCCGGGAATCGCAAGGTCTTCCGAAGTCTTGAAGAAGCCGGTGCTCGCGTCGAACGTCTCGATCTCGAAGGTCTCGCCCGAGGCGACCTTCAAGAGAGGTTCGTCGCGCCAGTCGAAGGCGTATTTACGGGCGTCGTCGCGGGAGATGCGTTTCATGGCAGTGGTCAGTGGTCGGTGGTCAGTGGTCGGTGGTCAGTAAAAGCCGGAGGCGCAATGCGTGCCGTCGTGCCGCTTGCGGTTTCGCGAGTCACGAAATTCGAAATCTCAATCCGCCGAGAAGGCATAGACCGTGGTTTGCAGATACTTTTCGCCCGGCTTGAGGATCACGGTCGGGAAGGTCGGTTGGTTCACCGAGTCGGGAAAGTGTTGCGTCTCCAAGCAGATCGCACCGCGATAGAGATAGGGCTTGCCGCCCTTGCCCGCTTGGCCGTTGAGGAAGTTGCCGGAGTAGACTTGCAGGCCCGGTTGCGTGGTGAAGACGGCGAGCTTGCGGCCGCTTTTCGGATCGCGCAACAGCGCGGCAGCGGCGGGCAGCGACTCGGCCTTACGGACGACGAAGTTGTGGTCGTAGCCGATCGCGGGAGTCTTCGTTAGGTCTTCGATCCGCGCACCGATGCGCGCCGGCTTCGTGAAGTCGAGCGGAGTGCCGGCGACCGGCGCGAGTTGGCCGAGCGGAATCAACGCTTCGTCGACCGGCGTGTATTGATCGGCATACAACGTCAGCTCGTGGTCGAGGATCGTGCCGCTTCCGGCACC is a genomic window of Planctomycetia bacterium containing:
- a CDS encoding acetamidase/formamidase family protein, whose translation is MKRISRDDARKYAFDWRDEPLLKVASGETFEIETFDASTGFFKTSEDLAIPGKRPGFDRSPPLANPIGGPVFVDGAKKGDVLVVEIESITVDDYSWCAVGPKRGPLGELTRYPEVSQNYATRIFRHTPGPSGTTRDGELHFNEQIKWPITPFVGTLGCAPDREVVTSLDGQGDWGGNLDIRDVAPGNKIYLPVYHPGALFYLGDVHASQGDTEFTGTAAETKSTVRLKLSLIPDRKIPCMRIEKPDAIITIHANRPLEVAVETATIQMIDWLVADYGFSVTDAYVLVSTCPDFRINVYQMCKIGKLSYVAGAEVPKKFLPKK
- a CDS encoding enoyl-CoA hydratase/isomerase family protein, which translates into the protein MTLLRLHIHEHVATVIINRPEKRNALNRELLAELQQMFEDLHLEKRVRAVVLTGAGTVFCAGMDLGEMLETSKQPNAAELWHGDASAYRDLIEYMLRFPKPIVAAINGPAMAGGAGLLLASDIVVAAEGATFGLPEPLRGIVAGLVAPLLAFRIGGGHAARLLLTAQTIDTAEAYRVGLFHETTKPDLLWPRATELAALCAKCAPPALLMTKRMLNETIGEEMLVQLGAGAAVSATARTTEEAKEGLEAFLEKRAPKWP